In Populus nigra chromosome 10, ddPopNigr1.1, whole genome shotgun sequence, the following proteins share a genomic window:
- the LOC133704399 gene encoding uncharacterized protein LOC133704399 encodes MGFFSFLGRVLFASLFILSAWQMFNEFGENGGPAVTELIPKLAIFKKHLSSLLGVGILDIDPRHLVAGMIALKGLGGFLFVFGSPFGAYLLLIYLVFSSPILYDFYNYDQNESTDVNLLNEFLQSVALFGALLFFLGLKNMIPRRQLKKKTPKAKVG; translated from the exons atggggtttttctcttttctcggCAGAGTTCTCTTCGCTTCCCTCTTCATCCTCTCAGCCTGGCAAAT GTTCAATGAGTTTGGCGAAAATGGTGGCCCTGCTGTGACAGAGTTGATTCCCAAGCTCGCTATTTTCAAGAAACATCTTTCGTCCCTATTGGGGGTTGGGATCCTGGACATTGAT CCTAGACATTTGGTAGCAGGGATGATTGCTCTAAAGGGTCTTGGAGGCTTTTTATTCGTATTTGGCAGCCCTTTTGGTGCTTATCTCCTG CTTATCTACTTGGTGTTTTCCTCCCCAATTTTGTACGACTTCTATAACTATGATCAGAACGAGTCCACGGACGTCAATCTCTTAAATGAATTCTTGCAG AGCGTTGCCCTTTTTGGTGCATTGCTTTTCTTCTTAGGGTTGAAGAACATGATTCCAAGGAGACAGCTCAAGAAGAAGACTCCCAAGGCGAAAGTGGGCTAG